From Granulicella arctica:
GGAATTCCGATGCTATGGGCAAATTCGACGACACGTTTTTGCTGTAGATCAGGTAACCGTACATAACTCTTCAGCAGATCATGTTGAAGTGCTTTGGTAAGCTGCAATTCTAGTTCCAAATGAGCAGGACTGGATATCGCGATGCCCATCTTGTAGTAAGTCCGTCCCCACTCGTAGAGATAGCCTGTACTGAAAAGACGAGGGCCTGGCCGTACGCCCGACTCGTTGGCTTCGACATCCTCCACGGCCTCGTATGGTGTGCTGCCCGGGCTTCGCACTGTAGTGATACCGAAAGCAAGCCAAGCGCGATGCTCTGCTTCACCATAATCTTTCTGCAAATGAGAGTGAGATTCGATCAGACCTGGCATAGCCGTATAGTGTGAGTCATCGATCATTTTGGCTCCCAGAACAGTACCCGCCAAGTGCTTTCTTACGGCCTTGATCCGATTGCCCTCGATGACGATGTCCATATCGGTTCGCACTGTCTGGCTTTTACCATCGACCAGACGGCCTACATGGACGATCATCCGACCCTTTGGAATCGAAGGAGTGTATCTCAGGTCTAGAGGCACCTCATGTACTTCGCCACTTTGAATATCGATTGTCTTCAGCTTAGTAAGCGACTGATACAAGATGTGTTCGGAGTCACCCTGCCAACTTGGGGCGTAAGCGATTTCGCTTGTAATATGGCGAGGTGGCCCGAGAGGCTCGCCGGCAGCCGTCACTGGCCATACCGAGAGGACGCCCTCATAGATTGCAGCCATCTTCGTTCCATCTGGGGACCATACAGGTCCACAATAGCCGCGGGAGTCGATTGAGAGGTGCGGCACGGGTACAAACCATTTGTCATCTGGTTTGTCTGCACCATTTTCAGAAGACATCGTTAGGATCTGGTTTGTGCCTTCGCGAACCGTCTTGGAGTACGGCGCAATATTTGCCAGCGCAATCCGTTTGCCATCGGGGGACCAAGTTGGCATTCCCGGTGCATTCAACGTCTCATGGATCTTTGTCACTTTACCCGTTTGAACATCAACTACCGACACCTGTGCCGCGCGCCAAACGTTGTCTACGTCGAAGAAGGCAATCCGCTTTCCATCGGGAGACCATGACGCCCCTTGTGGTTGCGTGGGCAGATCTGTTAGCTGACGGTCGACTTTAGCTTCAACATCGTAGATACGAAGTTGTAGATGGTTGCCGCCCTTATCCGACGAATACACAAGCTGGCGGCCATCAGGAGACCACGCTGGGTCTGTATCGAGAAATTTATCCTTCGTGATATTCACCGGCTTCTCACCGATTGGCATCACGTAGATGTCGCCAACAGCCGCAAATGCCACCATTTTTCCATCGGGCGAAATCATTGGACGGACGATCCCAAGTACTGGCCGGGGCGCTGTTGAATCAAAGTCGCGCTTGCGTCGAACGTACGTGCCGTAAGCGCGCATCACCTGCATGGTTGCTCTGAAGTCTACAGTTCGCGATTCATTTGCACCTGGCGACCGCTTGCGAATCTTTCCATCGGAGACATAGAAAAACTCGTTGGATGAATCCCAGGAAACGCGGAAAGGAAAGGCATTTTCCGCAGTGGTGATGGCCTTCCCATCGACTTCAAGCTGGCTTCCATTACCGCTAGTGCTGTGATACACGAGTTTGCCATCGGGACCCCATGATGGCGCGCTCACCGTGCCATGGGCACTCAAAACCTTCCGCTCGTTGCCAGTTGCTACATCTATCGCCCAGATGGCCTCTCCCTCATCCCTGGTCGACGAGAACGCAATCTCTTTGTCGTCTGGGGACCAGGTAGGCATGTGATTTTCGGAGGGATCATTGGTCATTCGCTTTAGCTCACCACTACGAAGATCGAGTGTCCAGATGTTGTAACTGCTCCCTAGAGGATTGTCGCGATCAGATGCAAATGCGATATGCGTACCGTCATGAGAGTAAGCAGGCTCACGATCATCGTAGGGCCCCCAGGTAAGCTTGTGTTGGTTGGTGCCATCTGGCGCTATGGTCCATATATCGTAACCCCCATCCAGATAGCCAAAGAACGTGATCCACTTCCCATCAGGGGACCATGTAGGCTGCCGAGCATCGTTAAAGAGAGAGGTGATCCGCTTTGCAACTCCTCCTGATGCGGGGATTGTCCAGATACTTCCTTGCATATCCATTGCGACCGTCTTGCCGTCAGGAGATACTCCTACGGACATCGACGTTCCCTCACTCACGGTGACATCAATCAAGGTCTGCTTTTTTGGCGAGGATTGTGTGGGGGCGACTTCACCATGGAGGGCGGAAACGCTCAGCACTAACGTGTTAGCACAAATGATCAGACTGAATGTCCCGTTCTTCCATTTCATCAATGTCGCTCCTGTGGTTGCTGTACTCTGAACCATTGTCATAAGACCAACTCGAGACGGTCTGCTAAAGCTCGTTCTCTAGGTCTGAGATCAGAATTGAAGACGTCCGATAAATTGCAGGGATCGCGCAGAGAATTCCAAGGCGCTGGACCCGGCAGCGGTTGGTATTCCATAACCGTTCGCAGCAGTAGCGGAAGTAGCAACCCCTCCGTAGGAAGCGTAGTTAGAGTGGTTGAGAAGATTGAAAGCTTCCACTGCAACAATCGCTTTATAACGATCGTGCAAAGTAAAGGACTCCTGCAATCTGGAATCGAGACGGTGATAAGCCTGGCCTCGGAAAGCATCACGTTGAATGACCCAATATCCATATCCGGGGTCAAACGATACCTTTGACAAGGGAGCGTATATGACAATACAGGGAGCAGCGGGGCAAGTCTGGCCCGGTGCAATCGGTGTTGTATTGGCAGCAAACGTTCGCGTTGCGGCAGTATAGCCATTTACGCCTGAGTTCCCGGAGGTAGTCGCATAGGCAAGACCGGATCCGAAGTGATAGAGACCAGACAGCATCAATCCATACTTCCAGTTGTACTGCCCGTTCACTGTCAGCGTATGACGTTGATCGTCTGTACCATTTGCCCACTCCTGCTGTATGCCTGGCAAGAAAGGCTTGTTGGGGTAAGAGAATGCCCCATTTGTAGAATTCTTGGTACGTGCCCAGGTATATGCAATTGCAGCCGTAAACCCCTTTGTCGTTGCATGCTTCACACCTATTTGAAGAGCGTCAGAGAGCATGCCTGCACCGGGAGTCGTAGTGAATTGTCGATTGCCACCCGTGGCTGCAGATGATCCACCGAAGTGTTGATTGCATAGGTTCTTGGCCGTCGCAAAGTTTGTAACGGTATCAAGCGATATCGCTCCGTTAGCACACACGCGCGTAGTTGAGGGAGAAAGCGCCAAGGTAGGATCTAAATTTCGTTGAGGATTCGTCGGATTTTGGAGTAGATTTCCGTCCAGGAGTATGTAGTCGTTGTAAGTCCGCGTATGCACAAGATCCGCAGTCATGGTTGTGTTCATGGGGAGCTGTCGCGCCATGCCGAAAGATGCCTGCAGTGAATAGGGCGTGCTTGCGCCTTGCGCTAGGAATTGAGGGGTCTGCTGATAGAGACTAGGGTTAGCCAGAGGATCCTGTCCTGCAAAGGGGTCTGCCAGGTTCGTAGGATTGCTTACGGTCGCTTGAACCGTTGTAACTCCATTGAAGAGTTGGTCGTCGATGGTTGGATTTGCATTGATGTCAGCAAAGTAGAGACCGGCTCCACCCCGGACTGACGTCTTTCCATCACCAAAGACATCGTATGCAAATCCAAGCCGTGGCGCGAAATTCAGGTTGGGATTTGTTGTCGGAGTGAGAAGACCATTGTTGAAGCGGAGGTTGTTGAGGAACGCACCGATGTCATTATCATATCGAACGCCAAGATTGACGGTGAAACGCGGGAGAATCTTCCAATCGTCTTGTGCCCAGATGCCAATAATCTTGCGTGGAATATGGATAGTGTAGTTGCCAAAGCCTTTTACGTAACTGATGGAAGTGCAGTAGGAACGTAGATACGCATAGTTCCAAGTTGAAGAGTCGGTCGTTCCATTTGGAAAAAGTGTTGCATAAGAAGGTGCCGCAGTACCGGTCTTTGTACAGCTATAGGAGCCACGTACATTCTGTCCAAAATATCCATTGTTGACAAGATATAAGAACTCTCCGCCAACCTTAATATTGTGCTTTCCTTTGAGCCAAAAAATATCGTCGCGGTACTGTTGTGTCGGCTGCGTGAATGTCTCCGGGCGGTTGTAAGGCGCTCCTATAGTAATCGTAGGATTTGGCAGCTGCAATACAGGGCTTTCATTTAATTCGAGAAATGTTGTTTTGAAATAATGGAAGCCCACGTGCAAGTCATTGATGAAATGATCGCTGACATTACGATTCCAATCAGCGACATAACCGTAACTATTTCGTGCATCGGAACTTGCCGTACTGGGATCAGCCGCACCATCATAACTTGAACTGTAGTTAAATGCATCGCCGCGCGCAAAGATGTGATTCTTATCATTGAGTTGATAGTCGGCACGACCAAGATACTCATTAATTTGAAGAAGCGTGGGATGCGTAAAGAGAACATTCGTCACCGTAGGTGTAACAGTAAACGTATTCGGTTGATGCTCGCCTTCATAGGATCCGAAGTACCAGAGTTTGTCTTTCTTGATAGCCCCGCCAAATGTTCCGCCGTATTGCTGGTCGGAAAAGTTGAGCACTCGCTTAGCGATAGGATCCGATCCATTGAAGAACGAGTTGCGAAAATAACCGAAAGCTCCGCCGTGGATGAGATTAGTGCCAACCTTAGACTGTGTATTTACATAGATTCCAGCGGAGCGACCAGCCGTCGCATCAAACCGGTTCGTAATTATTTGAAACTGTGAAATGGCATCCTGCGAAAATCGCGGCTGACCAAAGCTTGACCCAACTGAGTTTTGTGAAACCTGAAGGCCATCAAGCGTGATCTGAACTTTCCCTGTCTCTGCATCTCCCCCAGAAACGGGGACATCACCAAAAGAGTTTCCTTTGATGCCTGGTACAAGTGTCGACAGACTGATGTAATTGCGCCCGTTGATGGGCACATCTTGAACCTCCTTTGGAGTTACATTGCCGGACACCACAGAAGAAGTTGTATCGATCGCCATTTCATCGCTAGCTTCCACAATCACCGCAGATGTCGCAGTTGCGATAGGCATAGAAAGATCGACCTGCGCCAGTTGTCCAACAAGCAATTGAATCTTTTTTTGCACTGTAGCAAAATTCGGTGCCGATGCCGTGATCGTGTACTCGGCTGCAAGCAGGCTCGGGATCACGTAGGCACCCTGCTCATTGGTCTTAGAGAAGAAAGATGATCCATCTGTCTTCTTCACTTCCACATTTACACCTGGCAAAACGCCGCCCTGCCCGTCCGTGATAACACCACTTAAACCGGTTTGTTGGGCGAAAGCCAGAGGAGACAACACTGAAATGCTCATGACCAACAGCAAGATGAGTGTAAGGCGTAAACGCATTCGGTGATCCTCCAGTTGTTTCGAATAGTGAGGAGTAAACGGACCATGCATTTGAACAATGGTGAGACGAGCCCCTAGCCCCGAAAGGGTAGGGAGAGAATTCTTCGCTTCGACACATAAAGAAGCGGAGAGCCTGCTTGCTCTAAAAACATATTGTGACTCGGATGAATTGGAGAATAGCATGGCTTTGAGGATGCTGCTAATAAAATTGCTAAGCCATTTGAACCCACAGATCTTTAGGATCTTGGTTGTGATCGACAGCCAACGGAAAGTGCGATGAGCAAACTGGTACCGAGAGCGCGAAGCGCCATGCGCATTTCAAGTTCCAGCATAGGTGCAGCGCACCTACTACCTGTCTGCGGCTTCGGGTGTGATTGGCGAGGGGCTGACCAGCAGTCCATCCCGCGACGCCCTAAGAACATCGAGACCGTTCGGGCGCTCCTCTGTTTTACTGCCGTTACTGGTGCCATAGGTATGGGGAGCCTCTCTCTTTGAAGAGGCGAGAGGACGGGCTGAACGACCTCAAGTGTTGAAATGACGGGTGGCCGTGGGCCGTGATTGAGCAAATCGTCGAGGTTGCCGGGATGTGCTGCTGCTCCGCAAGTAGATTTTGGGCATGGGCAGCATCGTGCTGTGCTGCACCGGTTTGACGGCTAGTAGTACTCAGCAAACAGCTGGCGAGAAGACTACTTATCGACACTAAATTAGTTGCAAAGAAGGGCTCACAGAACTTAGGCCCTTCTTGTCTCAACAAACGATGGCTGAAGTTAATCAGTGCGGAGCTA
This genomic window contains:
- a CDS encoding amidohydrolase family protein, producing MKWKNGTFSLIICANTLVLSVSALHGEVAPTQSSPKKQTLIDVTVSEGTSMSVGVSPDGKTVAMDMQGSIWTIPASGGVAKRITSLFNDARQPTWSPDGKWITFFGYLDGGYDIWTIAPDGTNQHKLTWGPYDDREPAYSHDGTHIAFASDRDNPLGSSYNIWTLDLRSGELKRMTNDPSENHMPTWSPDDKEIAFSSTRDEGEAIWAIDVATGNERKVLSAHGTVSAPSWGPDGKLVYHSTSGNGSQLEVDGKAITTAENAFPFRVSWDSSNEFFYVSDGKIRKRSPGANESRTVDFRATMQVMRAYGTYVRRKRDFDSTAPRPVLGIVRPMISPDGKMVAFAAVGDIYVMPIGEKPVNITKDKFLDTDPAWSPDGRQLVYSSDKGGNHLQLRIYDVEAKVDRQLTDLPTQPQGASWSPDGKRIAFFDVDNVWRAAQVSVVDVQTGKVTKIHETLNAPGMPTWSPDGKRIALANIAPYSKTVREGTNQILTMSSENGADKPDDKWFVPVPHLSIDSRGYCGPVWSPDGTKMAAIYEGVLSVWPVTAAGEPLGPPRHITSEIAYAPSWQGDSEHILYQSLTKLKTIDIQSGEVHEVPLDLRYTPSIPKGRMIVHVGRLVDGKSQTVRTDMDIVIEGNRIKAVRKHLAGTVLGAKMIDDSHYTAMPGLIESHSHLQKDYGEAEHRAWLAFGITTVRSPGSTPYEAVEDVEANESGVRPGPRLFSTGYLYEWGRTYYKMGIAISSPAHLELELQLTKALQHDLLKSYVRLPDLQQKRVVEFAHSIGIPVTTHEIYPAAFLGVDATEHITATSRRGYSPKQGTLQRSYDDVVQLFGQSQRYLTPTASAPGLKKLFASEPELKNDPRFNIFAEWLRLQATGQVEGEGGGRGGRAGARAAAARSGIGGVKMAIDAMHAGAKIVAGTDTPNAFALHGELQTYVMAGMTPYEALKAATVTPAEALNLDAGSIEVGKLADIDIVDGNPLEDIANAHKIKSVIANGRLFELNDLVTGNTTSFVAK
- a CDS encoding TonB-dependent receptor, with product MRLRLTLILLLVMSISVLSPLAFAQQTGLSGVITDGQGGVLPGVNVEVKKTDGSSFFSKTNEQGAYVIPSLLAAEYTITASAPNFATVQKKIQLLVGQLAQVDLSMPIATATSAVIVEASDEMAIDTTSSVVSGNVTPKEVQDVPINGRNYISLSTLVPGIKGNSFGDVPVSGGDAETGKVQITLDGLQVSQNSVGSSFGQPRFSQDAISQFQIITNRFDATAGRSAGIYVNTQSKVGTNLIHGGAFGYFRNSFFNGSDPIAKRVLNFSDQQYGGTFGGAIKKDKLWYFGSYEGEHQPNTFTVTPTVTNVLFTHPTLLQINEYLGRADYQLNDKNHIFARGDAFNYSSSYDGAADPSTASSDARNSYGYVADWNRNVSDHFINDLHVGFHYFKTTFLELNESPVLQLPNPTITIGAPYNRPETFTQPTQQYRDDIFWLKGKHNIKVGGEFLYLVNNGYFGQNVRGSYSCTKTGTAAPSYATLFPNGTTDSSTWNYAYLRSYCTSISYVKGFGNYTIHIPRKIIGIWAQDDWKILPRFTVNLGVRYDNDIGAFLNNLRFNNGLLTPTTNPNLNFAPRLGFAYDVFGDGKTSVRGGAGLYFADINANPTIDDQLFNGVTTVQATVSNPTNLADPFAGQDPLANPSLYQQTPQFLAQGASTPYSLQASFGMARQLPMNTTMTADLVHTRTYNDYILLDGNLLQNPTNPQRNLDPTLALSPSTTRVCANGAISLDTVTNFATAKNLCNQHFGGSSAATGGNRQFTTTPGAGMLSDALQIGVKHATTKGFTAAIAYTWARTKNSTNGAFSYPNKPFLPGIQQEWANGTDDQRHTLTVNGQYNWKYGLMLSGLYHFGSGLAYATTSGNSGVNGYTAATRTFAANTTPIAPGQTCPAAPCIVIYAPLSKVSFDPGYGYWVIQRDAFRGQAYHRLDSRLQESFTLHDRYKAIVAVEAFNLLNHSNYASYGGVATSATAANGYGIPTAAGSSALEFSARSLQFIGRLQF